The window CTCGGCATAACCGGCAATATGGCGCAACGGCGCGCGCAAATCGTGTGAAACGCTGTAGGAAAAGGCTTCGAGTTCCTTGTTGCTGCGCTTGAGCTCGGTGGCCAGCTGGGCCATTTCTTCCGCTTTGCGCAGCACGATGCCGAGTACCGCCAGGCGTAGTTCCGCAACGCCTTCCAGCTCGGTTTCCTGCCAGGGGGTGGAAAAGCCCTCGACGGTCTGCTTCCAGAGTTCGAAGCTTTGCCGCGGGCTCAACGCGCCGCTCTGATCGACAGTTTTTCCCGGACGACCCGCCCAGTTGACGACTTGGGTCTGCTCGGGCTTGAACCAGATCAGGTAATTGGAATGCAGCTCTGAAATGGACACCGCCAGAGCGCCGCTTACCGACTTTGCCAGTGCAGGCAGCTGGGGAACGTCTTGCCCGACGTTATCGGTTTCGAAGATCTCGGCACCGCCGCGTTCAGCCAGCCATGCAGCCAGTGCGCGCACCTGCTTTTCGGGTGGGGTCTGGCCGAACAGGTCGCATTCTTCTTCGGACACCACGGCCGCGCCGCTGGCGCCGACGAAGCGCACGAAGGTTTCAGGCAACGACTTGAGGCCTCTGAACACGCTGTCATGGTCAGCCATGGCGGCGAGCATGTGCACGATGTCTTTGCGCAGGCTCAGCATGCGCTGGTTGCGCAGGTGCGCTTCTTTGGTTTCGACCTGCAGCGACAACACCCGGCCCAGCAACTCACAGGCCGAGCGGGTCTGGAAGCTGACCGGGTGCGGTGCCTGGTTATGGCAGGAAATCAGGCCCCACAGCTGGCCGTCGACCACGATGGAAATCGACATCGACGCGCCGGTGCCCATGTTGCGCATGTATTGCAGGTGCACGGGGGAAACGCTGCGCAAGGTGGCGTAGCTCAGGTCCAGGGGCTGTCCGGTGGACGGGTTGTGCTCGGGGATAATCGGCGATGGCACGTAATAGGCATCGGCAATGATCCGGATCCGGTTGGCGCAATACAGCTCGCGAGCCTGGCGGGGGATGTCCGAGGCCGGGAAGCACAGGCCCAGGTAACTCGGGTAGCCCGGGTCAGCAGCTTCGGCGTTGACAATGCCATTGCCGTCTCTGTCGAAGCGGTAGGCATTGACTCGGCCAAAGCCGGTAATGCGCTTGATGAAGCGCGCGGAGCGATCACACAGCTCGTCGACGCTTTCTTCTTCGCGCATCTGGCTGATGAACGAGCGCACCAGTGGATACAACTTGCCGTGGGCCGTGGCGGTATCGCTGGCGGGTTCGAACTCGGCAATCAATAACCCGGCGTGACGATGCAGCATCATGGCGACTGGCTGAGCGCCGCGCGCGCCTTTGATGAACGTCACATCGCCAACGTGGAAAGGTTGGGATTCTTCTTCCTCAAGCTCGCCAAGTTCGGCAACCGACGCCGAACCATTTTTGACCAGCGAGTCGAGCTCGCAACCCAACAGCGCGCTGGCGTCGACATCCAGCCACTGGGTGATGTTTTCGCTGATCTGCACAATGGTCATCGACGGTTCTTCGATGACAATCAGAAAACCTTGGGGCTGAATGCTGCCTGGGATCCGGATCGGTTCGCGAGCGCAATTATCGATGGCCGCTTGCAGCGATGCCTGAGTGTCAGTAGCAGTCAAAACTTCCCCCTTTTGAGGCTTTTGAGACGGGTGGACGCGCGCTCAGGTGATGAGCTGGCAATCGTCGAAAGGCATTCGTCCCGAAAAATCCGATGACACAGTATCAAATTATGAGAAAGCAAACTGCCACCGTTAAGCAGATAGGTGGTTGTTTTTAATAACTACAGAGGCGATCAAGCGTGTTTGCCAGGGCAAGCTCGCGGGCAACACGGCCTTGGCTCAGCGTCCCGGATGCTCATGATTGAGCTGGCAATGACCGTATGACCGGAGTGTCATGTTCGATGGCGCTTACAGTCATTGCTGATTGGCCAACCGGTACGCACAATCCCCTCTGGTTTGCTCACTGGGTGTCGGTATGTCGCAACAGGTGTTCTTCGCTCACGCCAACGGGTTCCCCTCGGCCACCTACGGCAAGCTGTTCACGGCTCTGGCGCCGGACTACGTCGTGAGCCACCTTGAGCAACACGCCCATGACCCGCGTTTTCCGGTGGACGACAACTGGCTCAATCTGGTGGATGAGTTGATTCACCACCTGCGCGAGCAAGAGGGGCCGGTCTGGGGGGTTGGGCATTCCCTGGGCGGGGTGCTGCATTTTCATGCGGCGCTGCGCTGCCCCGAGTTGTATCGCGGTGTGGTGATGCTGGATTCGCCGGTCCTGACCCTTGCCGACCAGTGGATGATCCGCGCCGCCAAGCGCTTTGGTTTCATCGACCGCATCACCCCGGCCGGGCGTACCCTTGGGCGTCGTGAAGCCTTTGCCGACCTTGAGTCGGCGCGGCTGTACTTCGCGGGCAAGACGCTGTTTCGCCGTTTCGATCCGGAATGCTTCGACGCCTACCTGCAGCACGGCTTGCTGGCCGACGGCGAGCAACTGCGGTTGCGATTTGACCCCGCGACCGAGATCAGCATTTATCGCAGTATTCCCCACACTCGCCCCGGCCGGCCGCGCCAGCTCAACGTCCCGCTGGCCATGGTGCGCGGTGAGCAGAGCAGGGTGGTGATGCGTCACCATGCGCGCTCGGTGCGCAGCCTGCCTCAGGGCGAGTACCTGTCGGTGCCGGGTGGGCATATGTTCCCGCTGGAGCAACCGGATGCCACGGCGTTGCTCCTCAAAACCT of the Paucimonas lemoignei genome contains:
- a CDS encoding hydrolase gives rise to the protein MSQQVFFAHANGFPSATYGKLFTALAPDYVVSHLEQHAHDPRFPVDDNWLNLVDELIHHLREQEGPVWGVGHSLGGVLHFHAALRCPELYRGVVMLDSPVLTLADQWMIRAAKRFGFIDRITPAGRTLGRREAFADLESARLYFAGKTLFRRFDPECFDAYLQHGLLADGEQLRLRFDPATEISIYRSIPHTRPGRPRQLNVPLAMVRGEQSRVVMRHHARSVRSLPQGEYLSVPGGHMFPLEQPDATALLLKTLFSRWSAGVRP
- the cph1_1 gene encoding multi-sensor signal transduction histidine kinase, translating into MTATDTQASLQAAIDNCAREPIRIPGSIQPQGFLIVIEEPSMTIVQISENITQWLDVDASALLGCELDSLVKNGSASVAELGELEEEESQPFHVGDVTFIKGARGAQPVAMMLHRHAGLLIAEFEPASDTATAHGKLYPLVRSFISQMREEESVDELCDRSARFIKRITGFGRVNAYRFDRDGNGIVNAEAADPGYPSYLGLCFPASDIPRQARELYCANRIRIIADAYYVPSPIIPEHNPSTGQPLDLSYATLRSVSPVHLQYMRNMGTGASMSISIVVDGQLWGLISCHNQAPHPVSFQTRSACELLGRVLSLQVETKEAHLRNQRMLSLRKDIVHMLAAMADHDSVFRGLKSLPETFVRFVGASGAAVVSEEECDLFGQTPPEKQVRALAAWLAERGGAEIFETDNVGQDVPQLPALAKSVSGALAVSISELHSNYLIWFKPEQTQVVNWAGRPGKTVDQSGALSPRQSFELWKQTVEGFSTPWQETELEGVAELRLAVLGIVLRKAEEMAQLATELKRSNKELEAFSYSVSHDLRAPLRHIAGYAELLSDMEQGNLSERGQRFLGTIGESAKFAGTLVDNLLSFSQMGRSAMRQSEVNLTAMVDSIKREMAPDYQGRTIEWVVRELPIIIADPAFLHLAMRNLLANAIKYTRNEAVAVIEVEAVEHENGVTVSVRDNGVGFDMRYADKLFGVFQRLHRMEEFEGTGIGLANVRRIIERHGGTVQANGVLNEGAVFSFTLPHKPLTPNA